ATGGCTATGCCGGAGGGTGTGAAAAGGTAAACCCGGATATGCCCCGCTTAGCTTTAAAACGGTTCACCAGCCTGCCTGCTCTTGACCGGGAGACAGTGGTCATTGCCAAAGGGCAGGTCATGAAACCTGATTACCGTTGGAGCTGGGAAGGCACACCGGCAGAGATTTTGGATCTTATTGCTGCTCCTTCCCTGAACTGCATGAACAGTTACGAGGTAGTCAGTCCGTACCGTCCCGGAATTAATAAGGATCTGGTCCTTTCCGGCGTGATTACCGCATTTGAACTCCAGCGCAATGGAGGGGATGCTTTTAAGGTCGCCGTGCGTTATTCCCTTTGGGACAGCAGAGGAAAGAATCTGTTGGCCCGGAAGATGGTTGAAGCGGATGCTCCGGTCAAAGCATTGCGTGGCGAATCCATTGCTGATGCGGCGCAGCAGGCTGTTGAAGAGGTCATGAAAAAGACGGTTATCTGGATAGATGGATTGGGAGGGGAGATGTTTTCCCGAAATATGGGGCGTTAATGTTTTTTATTGCGGCCATTGCCGAATCGCGGATTAAAGAAGCTGAGCGCAAGGGGGAGTTCAAGGATTTACCGGGAAAGGGCAAACCCCTTGAACTGGATGATGACTCCATGATCCCGCCTGAATTGCGCATGGCCTACAAGGCTCTTAAAAATGGCGGCTACCTGCCGCCCGAGATGCAGCTCAGAAAAGATATTCATTCTGCTCTTGATTTGCTTGAATATATGGAAGATGAAAAGGAACGCTATACCCAGATGCAGAAGGTTAATCTGCTCTTTGAGCGCATTAAGAACACGCGTGGAAAGGGAATAGCCATTGACGAAGAAGATGAATACTACAAAAGCATAGTTGAGCGCATCACCTTGCAGAGCAGGAAAATCAAGGAAAACGAGGGATGATTTCTAAAAATTTCAAAGTCGGCCTTGCGGGCATGGCTTTATTGGTAGTTATAGCCGGCATGCCCGCCCACGGAAATACCGCGTCCAGGGAAAGGGTGGGCCAGTCCTATATTGATGTGCCTTCCCAGTTGCGGAAAGGGACCGCCAAATCCCTGAAGGGCTATGTTTCCCAATTGCTGAATAAAAAATATGTAAGCGCAAAAAAGCTCTATGAGCCGCCGTTCGCAGGCCTTGAGGATAAGCTTTATATTTCTGTGAAAAGGGAAA
The Marinifilum sp. JC120 DNA segment above includes these coding regions:
- a CDS encoding DUF1992 domain-containing protein, which translates into the protein MFFIAAIAESRIKEAERKGEFKDLPGKGKPLELDDDSMIPPELRMAYKALKNGGYLPPEMQLRKDIHSALDLLEYMEDEKERYTQMQKVNLLFERIKNTRGKGIAIDEEDEYYKSIVERITLQSRKIKENEG